The following are from one region of the Cytobacillus firmus genome:
- a CDS encoding MogA/MoaB family molybdenum cofactor biosynthesis protein gives MSTFEHKKEAPKKVRCKVITVSDTRDEETDKSGKLMIQLLEEAGHIIADYEIVKDEGTLIREAVLKGCENPGIDAILTNGGTGIALRDVTIETVRELFDKEIDGFGELFRMLSYTEDIGSAAILSRAAAGTVRNKAVFSTPGSSGAVRLAMNKLVLPELGHIIRELRKDL, from the coding sequence ATGAGTACATTTGAGCATAAAAAGGAAGCGCCTAAAAAAGTCAGATGTAAAGTGATTACCGTAAGTGATACGAGAGATGAAGAAACGGATAAAAGCGGAAAGCTGATGATTCAGCTGCTCGAAGAGGCGGGACATATTATTGCCGACTATGAAATCGTCAAGGATGAAGGAACTCTAATTCGTGAGGCCGTATTAAAAGGCTGCGAAAATCCTGGCATTGACGCTATTCTAACAAATGGGGGCACAGGTATTGCTCTCCGGGACGTAACGATCGAGACGGTTAGAGAATTATTTGATAAAGAAATCGACGGATTCGGTGAATTGTTCAGGATGCTGAGCTACACTGAAGATATCGGGTCTGCGGCCATTCTTTCACGGGCTGCTGCAGGCACCGTACGAAATAAAGCAGTTTTCTCAACACCGGGATCATCCGGGGCAGTCCGCCTTGCGATGAATAAACTGGTTTTGCCTGAACTCGGGCATATCATCAGGGAACTAAGAAAAGATTTATAA
- a CDS encoding class I SAM-dependent methyltransferase, protein MKITPVEDLFTILNETAVIMQEELHCTYLEALAETGENLFHESILQDELSELTVKRLRKSYESIDLSSCTKEEIRKSFQLAILKGMKENVQPNHQMTPDAVGMLMGYLVEKFIKDKSCRLLDPAVGTGNLLTTVMNHQSGKVIEATGIEIDDLLIKLAYINANLQEHAIQFFNQDSLEPLFIESADAVVSDLPVGYYPNDIRSAEYKLKADEGHSYSHHLFIEQSMNHVRSGGYLFFIIPNGMFESDQAPKLHEFIKENAYIQGLIQLPLTMFKNEKAAKSIFILQKKGEGVTPPKQALLVNLPSLSKTAEAEKILKKIDVWFKESK, encoded by the coding sequence GTGAAAATAACTCCGGTTGAGGATTTATTTACGATTTTAAACGAAACGGCTGTAATTATGCAGGAAGAACTGCATTGTACATACTTAGAAGCTCTTGCTGAAACAGGAGAGAATTTATTTCATGAAAGTATTCTTCAGGATGAGCTCAGTGAATTAACAGTTAAAAGGCTCAGGAAGAGTTATGAATCCATTGACTTAAGCAGCTGCACAAAAGAAGAAATCAGAAAGTCCTTTCAGCTTGCAATATTAAAAGGCATGAAGGAAAATGTGCAGCCCAATCATCAGATGACTCCTGATGCAGTAGGAATGCTGATGGGGTATCTTGTGGAAAAGTTCATTAAGGATAAAAGCTGCCGCCTGCTTGATCCTGCTGTAGGAACAGGAAATTTATTGACCACTGTTATGAATCACCAAAGCGGTAAAGTAATTGAGGCAACTGGGATTGAGATTGATGACTTATTGATCAAGCTTGCTTATATAAATGCCAATTTACAGGAGCACGCCATTCAATTCTTCAACCAGGATAGTCTCGAACCGCTGTTTATCGAATCCGCTGATGCCGTAGTAAGTGATCTGCCTGTCGGGTATTATCCGAATGATATCCGTTCGGCCGAGTATAAGCTAAAAGCGGATGAGGGGCATTCCTATTCTCATCACTTATTTATTGAGCAGAGCATGAACCATGTGAGATCTGGAGGCTATTTATTTTTTATCATTCCAAATGGAATGTTCGAAAGTGATCAGGCTCCTAAGCTTCATGAGTTCATCAAGGAAAATGCCTACATTCAAGGATTGATACAGCTGCCGCTCACTATGTTCAAAAATGAAAAAGCGGCAAAAAGCATATTCATCCTTCAGAAGAAAGGGGAAGGAGTCACTCCCCCTAAGCAGGCGCTCCTGGTCAACTTGCCAAGCTTGTCCAAAACAGCAGAAGCAGAAAAAATCCTCAAGAAAATTGATGTCTGGTTTAAAGAAAGTAAATAA
- a CDS encoding EcsC family protein, translated as MPLNEREGSVLAGIQEWENKLLNYEPNDLEMVYDKSLERSFSLLPEEVQQQFFSAMDSWLFHLHALIQGSQLQMDAKERILTAGRVFHSDIETIEDLKQLNIDQLQYIAQQQIARHRLYSFAQGGIAGSGSSLMLGADIPAMAVINLRAVQLIAMTYGFEVNTPFEMMSSLKVFHAATLPPRMQSSAWEELMNELKNQEEFYFYEGKEELTDISWIEQPMKQLLKGMAIYFFRRKSIQGIPFISMAIGAGTNYQLTRKVTEFAHKYYQMRYLQRKNDQQ; from the coding sequence ATGCCATTGAACGAACGGGAAGGAAGTGTTTTGGCCGGAATTCAGGAGTGGGAGAACAAGCTGCTGAATTATGAGCCCAATGACTTGGAGATGGTTTATGATAAATCATTGGAAAGGTCTTTTTCACTATTGCCTGAAGAAGTTCAGCAGCAATTTTTTTCAGCAATGGATAGCTGGCTGTTTCATCTGCATGCGCTTATTCAGGGTTCACAGCTTCAAATGGATGCGAAAGAGCGTATATTGACGGCAGGCCGTGTTTTTCATTCTGATATAGAGACGATTGAAGATCTGAAGCAATTGAATATCGACCAGCTTCAATACATAGCTCAACAGCAGATTGCCCGTCATCGTCTTTATTCGTTTGCACAGGGCGGTATTGCGGGTTCGGGCAGCTCACTCATGCTGGGTGCTGATATTCCCGCTATGGCGGTTATTAATCTGCGTGCCGTACAGCTGATTGCCATGACCTATGGCTTTGAAGTCAATACTCCATTCGAAATGATGAGTTCTCTTAAGGTTTTTCACGCTGCCACATTGCCGCCCAGGATGCAGAGCAGTGCATGGGAAGAATTAATGAACGAGCTGAAGAACCAGGAGGAATTTTATTTTTATGAAGGAAAAGAAGAGTTGACTGATATCAGCTGGATTGAGCAGCCAATGAAGCAGCTTCTTAAAGGAATGGCTATTTACTTTTTCCGGAGAAAATCAATTCAGGGAATTCCCTTTATCAGCATGGCCATTGGAGCAGGGACCAACTACCAGCTGACAAGAAAAGTAACAGAATTTGCCCATAAATATTATCAGATGAGATATCTGCAAAGAAAGAATGATCAGCAGTAA
- a CDS encoding acetate kinase: MAKIIAINAGSSSLKFQLFDMPSEEVITKGLIERIGLDNAVFNISVNGEKIKEVTDIPDHAIAVKILLDKLTTLGIIKSLDEIEGIGHRVVHGGEAFNDSVVITDEVLAKIDELSELAPLHNPANITGIKAFQQVLPNVPAVAVFDTAFHQTMPESSFLYSLPYEYYEKYGIRKYGFHGTSHKYVSERAAEMLGRPLDQLRLISCHLGNGASITAIEGGKSIDTSMGFTPLAGVTMGTRSGNLDPALIPFIMEKTGLNADEVLDVLNKKSGMLGVSGFSSDLRDIEIQAVEGNERAELALEVFANRIHKYIGSYASRMYGVDAIIFTAGIGENSDVIRERVLQGLEFMGVYWDPALNKVRGEEAFINYPHSPVKVMIIPTNEEVMIARDVVRLAK; this comes from the coding sequence ATGGCAAAAATCATTGCAATTAACGCCGGCAGTTCATCATTAAAGTTTCAATTATTTGACATGCCGAGTGAAGAAGTTATTACAAAAGGCTTAATCGAGCGTATTGGGCTGGATAACGCAGTCTTCAATATTTCGGTAAATGGCGAAAAAATCAAGGAAGTAACAGATATTCCAGATCATGCAATAGCAGTTAAAATCCTTCTGGATAAATTAACAACTCTGGGGATCATTAAATCTCTTGATGAAATCGAAGGCATTGGACATCGTGTTGTTCACGGCGGTGAAGCTTTCAATGATTCAGTTGTTATTACGGACGAAGTGCTTGCAAAAATTGATGAACTATCTGAGCTTGCACCTCTTCACAACCCGGCTAATATTACAGGAATCAAGGCGTTCCAGCAGGTTCTTCCAAATGTCCCTGCAGTGGCAGTATTCGATACTGCGTTCCATCAGACGATGCCTGAAAGCTCTTTCCTATATAGTTTGCCATATGAGTATTATGAGAAATATGGCATTCGCAAGTATGGCTTCCATGGAACTTCCCATAAGTATGTTTCTGAGCGTGCAGCAGAAATGCTTGGACGTCCGCTTGATCAGCTTCGCCTCATCTCCTGTCACTTAGGAAATGGAGCAAGCATTACAGCTATTGAAGGTGGAAAGTCAATCGATACTTCAATGGGATTCACTCCATTAGCGGGTGTTACAATGGGTACGCGATCAGGAAATCTGGACCCTGCTCTTATTCCATTCATTATGGAAAAGACAGGCTTGAACGCAGATGAAGTTCTTGATGTCCTTAATAAAAAGAGCGGTATGCTAGGTGTTTCCGGCTTCTCGAGCGATCTTCGCGACATTGAAATTCAAGCTGTTGAAGGAAATGAAAGAGCAGAATTGGCTCTTGAAGTATTTGCAAATAGAATCCATAAATATATCGGATCCTATGCATCCCGCATGTATGGCGTAGATGCTATCATTTTTACAGCCGGAATCGGTGAAAACAGTGATGTCATCCGTGAACGTGTTCTTCAGGGACTGGAATTCATGGGCGTATACTGGGATCCTGCATTAAACAAAGTGCGCGGTGAAGAAGCATTCATCAACTACCCTCATTCACCAGTTAAAGTCATGATTATCCCGACAAATGAGGAAGTTATGATCGCGCGTGATGTTGTGAGATTGGCAAAATAG
- the pbp4b gene encoding penicillin binding protein PBP4B, with translation MKRFLAQLTVLCLMLGLVLPYPAAALGEELDRTGSRPVEQVSKHKKALEYPTLSKAKRPEDAGFSSKKLKEVDKLIEEEIENGFPGAALVVIKDGKIVKNSAYGSAKVFDESDPLNQPQKMKTKTMFDLASNTKMYAVNFSLQHLVSEGKINLEEKIQHYFPEFKDSADDEIKGKGELRIIDLLHHTAGFPSSVHYHNPERAGELYSQERNKTLSMILKTPLQYEPGTKQVYSDIDYMLLGFIIEKITGERLDRYTENHIYKPLGLKHTLFNPLRKGFKEKDFAATELHGNTRDGVISFPNIRTYTLQGEVHDEKSFYSMDGISGHAGLFSTTSDLAVLMQVMLNDGGYGNIKLFDKQTIDKFVKPYDMNPTYGLGWRLNGDSSMEWMFSEHAGKEVFGHTGWTGTVTVIDRENNLAIALLTNKKHSPVIDPLKDPHKFQGDTYSISQYGSVITAVYEALKH, from the coding sequence ATGAAAAGATTTTTAGCGCAATTAACAGTTTTATGCCTAATGCTGGGTTTGGTTTTGCCTTACCCCGCTGCAGCCCTGGGAGAAGAATTGGACAGAACAGGAAGCAGACCAGTAGAGCAAGTATCTAAACATAAAAAAGCTTTAGAATATCCAACCTTGTCAAAAGCAAAGCGCCCCGAGGATGCAGGCTTTTCTTCCAAAAAGCTCAAAGAGGTTGATAAGCTTATCGAGGAGGAAATCGAAAATGGTTTTCCAGGAGCTGCTTTAGTCGTTATTAAAGATGGCAAGATTGTTAAAAACTCTGCATATGGTTCAGCCAAAGTCTTTGATGAATCTGATCCTTTAAATCAGCCGCAGAAAATGAAAACAAAAACCATGTTTGATTTAGCATCAAATACGAAAATGTATGCCGTTAATTTTTCACTGCAGCATCTTGTGAGTGAAGGAAAGATCAATCTTGAAGAAAAAATTCAGCATTATTTTCCTGAATTTAAAGATTCAGCGGACGATGAGATAAAAGGGAAAGGTGAACTCCGGATCATCGACTTGCTTCATCATACAGCCGGGTTTCCTTCAAGCGTCCATTATCATAATCCTGAAAGGGCGGGAGAGTTGTATTCACAGGAACGCAATAAAACACTTTCCATGATTTTAAAAACTCCCCTTCAGTATGAACCTGGCACCAAACAGGTTTACAGTGATATTGACTATATGCTGCTTGGATTTATTATTGAAAAAATTACTGGAGAGAGGCTGGACCGTTATACTGAGAATCATATCTATAAACCTTTAGGGTTAAAGCATACTTTATTTAATCCTCTCCGCAAGGGATTCAAAGAAAAGGATTTCGCTGCAACTGAACTGCACGGCAACACCAGGGATGGCGTCATTTCATTTCCTAATATACGCACCTATACTCTCCAGGGAGAGGTTCACGATGAGAAGTCCTTTTATTCAATGGATGGAATATCCGGGCATGCAGGTCTCTTTTCCACGACTTCAGATCTTGCTGTACTGATGCAGGTGATGCTTAATGATGGGGGCTATGGAAATATAAAGTTATTTGATAAACAAACAATTGATAAATTTGTAAAACCTTATGATATGAATCCTACATATGGGTTAGGGTGGCGTTTGAACGGAGATTCAAGTATGGAGTGGATGTTCAGCGAGCATGCCGGGAAAGAAGTATTTGGGCATACCGGCTGGACAGGAACAGTAACGGTGATAGACAGAGAAAATAATTTAGCAATCGCTCTCCTGACAAATAAAAAACATTCTCCTGTCATCGATCCATTAAAAGATCCGCACAAGTTTCAAGGTGACACATACAGTATTAGTCAATATGGAAGTGTAATTACAGCGGTTTATGAAGCATTAAAACATTAA